GGCTTACCACATCATGCCGATCCTTTTGCCGCGCTATGCGAGGCGGCAGGACATTATCGATGAACTGCGGACTCAGGGCATACAGACCACGATTCATTATCCACCGGTGCACCAGATGACATTCTATCGTGAGCGTTATCCCGGCACCAATCTGCCGCGGACAGAGGATTTTGCTCAGCGAGAGCTGACAATTCCACTGCACCCCCAGATCACTTCGCCTGTCGCCGAGGCGGTTGTGGCCGCGCTCGCAGCCGCGCTCAACAGCGGCGCTCAAACAGGAACTGCGGCATGAATGCGACGGACCTTTCCTTTCACCGGCGTCTCGTCTCAAACCGCACGCATGGCTTCGCGAGACGTGCCATCGATCTTGCCGTCGCAGGCGCCGCAATTGTCATTTTGGCACCGCTGATGCTGCTGATTGCCGTAGCGCTTCTGCTCGAAGGCGGCCGCTCCGTCTTGTTCGTACAGACCCGCATGGGCGTGGGTGGCCAACCCTTCCGTATGTACAAATTCCGCAAGTTTGGCGTGGACTGCAGCCCCCATGGGTTCGCGCTGACCGTCGTGGGCGACAGCCGCATGACGACGGTGGGCCGGTTCCTCGCCGCGACAAAGTTCGACGAGTTGCCACAGCTGTGGAATGTCCTCAAAGGCGAGATGGCGATCGTCGGGCCGCGACCCGAGAGCCTGGCGTTCGCCGATTGTTTCCGAGGTGGCCTGGAGGCCGTCCTGCAATACAAGCCTGGCCTGCTGGGCCCGACCCAGGTTCTTTTCCGGCACGAGGCGCATTTCTTTCCACAATCCGTGGATCCGATCCTGTTCTACCGGGAGGTTATGTTTCCCGCCAAGGCCAAACTCGACCTTTCCTACTATCCGCAGCGCACCATCGTCTCCGACATCGTCTGGATGCTGCGCGGCTTTCTGGCTGTTGTCGGCTGGGTTCCATCACCGCCGATCGACGTATGAAACCCAAATGGGAAGCCCCCCAGTCAGCCAAGGGAATGCGCGGTCATGAGTTACAACGGCAAGAAAGTTCTGGTGACGGGCGCGGATGGGTTTATCGGCTCGCATCTCACCGAAGCGCTCGTTCGCAACGGGGCGGATGTCACGGCTCTGGCGCTCTACAATTCCTTCGACAGCCACGGGTGGCTGGACGATTTGCCGGACAACATTCGGAGCCGGCTGAATCTTGTCCGCGGTGATGTCCGCGACTGCGCGTTCCTGAACCGGATCATGCGTGGTCAGGCCGTTGTGTTTCATCTGGCTGCCCTTATCGCGATTCCATACTCCTATGCGGCTGCCCAGTCCTATGTGGAAACCAACATCCTGGGCACGGTGAACGTCCTCGAAGCGGCGCGCCAGTGGGAGACGGAGCGAGTGGTGCATACCTCCACGAGCGAGGTCTATGGAACCGCCCTGACCATGCCTATCCGTGAGACTCATCCACTACAGGGACAGTCGCCATATTCGGCCTCCAAGATCGGTGCCGACATGATGGCGGAATCCTACGCCAGGTCGTTTGACCTCCCGGTCGTGATCATGCGGCCGTTCAACACATATGGTCCTCGTCAGAGTGAGCGCGCCATCGTGCCGACCATCATCCGGCAGGCCCTCGATCCGAACTGCCCGGCGATCATGGTCGGCGACACAAGCCCGATCCGCGACCTGACCTTTGTCGAGGACACCGCGGCGGCGTTCCTGACCGCGGGCCTGGCCGGGCTTGAATTCGGCCACGCCTACAATGCCGGCAGCCAACGCGCCGTGACCATCTCCGACGTGTTGGATCTTGTCCTCGAGTTGAGCGGTTCCAAAAAACCGGTCCATCGCGACGAAAGCCGTCTGCGGCCGCAAAATTCGGAGGTTCGCGCCT
The genomic region above belongs to Mesorhizobium sp. B4-1-4 and contains:
- a CDS encoding sugar transferase — its product is MNATDLSFHRRLVSNRTHGFARRAIDLAVAGAAIVILAPLMLLIAVALLLEGGRSVLFVQTRMGVGGQPFRMYKFRKFGVDCSPHGFALTVVGDSRMTTVGRFLAATKFDELPQLWNVLKGEMAIVGPRPESLAFADCFRGGLEAVLQYKPGLLGPTQVLFRHEAHFFPQSVDPILFYREVMFPAKAKLDLSYYPQRTIVSDIVWMLRGFLAVVGWVPSPPIDV
- a CDS encoding SDR family NAD(P)-dependent oxidoreductase codes for the protein MSYNGKKVLVTGADGFIGSHLTEALVRNGADVTALALYNSFDSHGWLDDLPDNIRSRLNLVRGDVRDCAFLNRIMRGQAVVFHLAALIAIPYSYAAAQSYVETNILGTVNVLEAARQWETERVVHTSTSEVYGTALTMPIRETHPLQGQSPYSASKIGADMMAESYARSFDLPVVIMRPFNTYGPRQSERAIVPTIIRQALDPNCPAIMVGDTSPIRDLTFVEDTAAAFLTAGLAGLEFGHAYNAGSQRAVTISDVLDLVLELSGSKKPVHRDESRLRPQNSEVRALLADSSRFESEAGWRAQTSLRDGLQRTIAWWRARLSEGRVRREKGYMT